From one Bos indicus x Bos taurus breed Angus x Brahman F1 hybrid chromosome 7, Bos_hybrid_MaternalHap_v2.0, whole genome shotgun sequence genomic stretch:
- the LOC113896362 gene encoding olfactory receptor 7G2-like, producing METRNQTDVSNFYLLGLTDDPELQLHIFFLFLSMYLITLLGNLLIILAVSCDPHIHTPMYFFLSNLSFTDICMSTATIPKMLVNIQAQNRSITYSGCLTQMCFVMVFAFLENFLLTVMAYDRYVAICHPLRYSIIMNPQTCGLLIIFSLLLSILNALLLSLTALRLSFCKNLEIPHFFCELAQVVKLTCSDTHINDLLLYLVGSIFGVVPLSGIIFSYTQIVSSVLRMPSAGAKLKAFSTCGSHLSVVSLFYGTGFGVYISSILTGSSRKTAVASVMYIVVSQMMNPFIYSLRNRDMKGALRKLINGTSSFLWLCHLPWPCVYRTRQNNS from the coding sequence atggaaaccagaaatcaaacagaTGTTTCCAATTTTTATCTCCTGGGATTGACAGATGATCCAGAACTACAGCTCCACATCTTCTTCCTGTTTCTGTCCATGTACCTGATCACTCTCCTGggaaacctgctcatcatcctggctGTCAGCTGTGACCCCCAcatccacacccccatgtacttcttcctctccaacctgtcctttACTGACATCTGCATGAGCACAGCCACGATCCCCAAAATGCTGGTCAACATCCAAGCACAAAATCGGAGCATCACATATTCAGGCTGCCTCACCCAGATGTGCTTCGTCATGGTTTTTGCCTTTCTGGAAAATTTTCTCCTTACTGTCATGGCTTATGACCGTTATGTGGCCATTTGTCACCCTTTAAGATACTCAATTATCATGAACCCACAAACCTGTGGCCTGCTGATTATATTCTCACTGTTGCTAAGCATTCTGAATGCTCTGCTCCTCAGTCTGACAGCATTGCGGCTGTCCTTTTGTAAGAACCTGGAAATCCctcactttttctgtgaacttGCTCAGGTTGTCAAGCTAACATGTTCTGATACCCACATCAATGACCTTTTGTTATATTTGGTGGGTAGCATATTTGGTGTCGTTCCCCTCTCTGGCATCATTTTCTCTTATACTCAAATTGTCTCCTCTGTTTTGAGAATGCCATCAGCGGGTGcaaagctgaaagctttttccACCTGTGGGTCTcacttgtcagttgtttccttatTCTATGGGACAGGTTTTGGAGTTTATATAAGTTCTATCCTGACTGGCTCATCCAGGAAGACTGCAGTGGCTTCAGTTATGTACATTGTGGTTTCTCAGATGATGAACCCTTTTATCTACAGCCTGAGAAACAGGGACATGAAGGGAGCCTTGAGAAAACTCATCAATGGGACATCTTCTTTTCTGTGGTTGTGCCATCTACCTTGGCCTTGTGTTTATAGAACGAGGCAAAATAATAGTTAA